CGTTTAGCCATTCAAGGAGCGAATGGTTCAGGAAAATCTTCAATTATCCGGTTTTTATTAGGCGAATTTACAGGGATTGCTAGCGGAGAAGCGACTTTTGCGCATGATTTAAGTATCAGTTATGTACGGCAAAATTATGAAGATAATACTGGGACACTGCAAGAATTTGCTCAGGCCCATCATTTATCTTATGAAGAACTATTGAATAATTTGCATAAGCTAGGGGTAGAACGTAAAGTATTTGCCAATCGTATTGAAAAGATGAGTTTAGGACAACGCAAACGAGTCGAGCTAGCTAAATCATTAGCGACACCAGCCGAATTGTTTATTTGGGACGAGCCACTAAATTATTTAGATGTTTTTAATCATGAACAATTAGAAGAGGTTATCCAAAGTGTGCAACCATCTATGCTAGTTGTAGAACATGAGGCGACTTTTTTAAAAAATATTGCAACTAAAATGATTTATTTATGATTTGTACTTTGTTAACTCATAAAAAGAGGCAAAAAAAGAAACCCCCGTATTTTTATTTAATAAAATCAGGGGGCTTCTTTTTTTATTTTAAAACTTAATCAAACAATACACATACGCACTCAGGAGCGTAGAAATCGCTACTGATGAGCTTTAGTTCACCTGTTAGCTCATTGCGTTCAAATAATGAAAGATTGTCAGATTTTTGATGTCCACAGACAATAAATTTCTCTGTAGGGTCTAAATTAAAGTCACGAGGGAAATCTCCTTGGCTTTCTATATTTTGGAGAAAGCTTAAACAGTTTCCATCATTGTTAACAGTAAAGACAGTAATTGAATTATGACCACGATTGGAAACATACAAAAATTTACCATCTGATGTAATACGAATAGCTGCTCCGCCATTAAAATCATGGTAATCTTCTGGTAGGGTAGATATTTTCCCTTCTTGACTAAATTGTCCTGTTGCTTTGTCGTAAGACAAGATTGTTACTGTACTATCTAACTCGCCAAAAAGATAAGCATATTTTTCATTTGGGTGGAAAGTTAAGTGACGAGGACCGGTGCCGGCTGGAGCTTCAAATACAGCCACTTCTGTTAATTTTCCATCTTCAGAAACATCATAAGTATAAATACGATCAGTCCCTAGATCGCAGACGACAAGACGATTATCAGGAGCTAAATTTGCATAGTGTGCATGTGCATGATCTTGGTTTTCATGAGGGCCTGTTGGTTCATCATGGTAAACTGCGTCACTTGCTTTTAGCGAACCATCTTCTAAAATTTGATAAACATTAACTTCACCTTTATGATAATTGGCTCCATATACAAGCTGACGGTCATTATCAACAGCTACGTAACATAAAGGGGCACCTTCTTCAGTAACTGCATTTAAGTAGTTAAAAGATGGGTCGTAAGCAGCAACACCGCCTTTATCATCTATAGTCGTTACAGTATAAAGATAATCAGCTTTACTTTTAGCTAAATACGTAGGACTTGTTTCTTTTGCAGCAAGAGTTAGATTCGACAATTTTTTACTTTCTGTATCTAATTGAGCCGAATAGACGCCCTTACTTTCTCCTCTGGTATAAGTTCCTAATAATATTTTTTCAAGCATATGATTCCTCCTTGTAGATTCAACTTCTTTTATTTTACCATAGAACAATCAGAAAAAAATCTGTTTTATTTATGAAAAGTATAGAAAACAAAATGGAATTGCTTTGGCTAAAGAATTATTGTGGTATAATTCCAATTATAAAGAGGATGCT
This region of Tetragenococcus osmophilus genomic DNA includes:
- a CDS encoding lactonase family protein — translated: MLEKILLGTYTRGESKGVYSAQLDTESKKLSNLTLAAKETSPTYLAKSKADYLYTVTTIDDKGGVAAYDPSFNYLNAVTEEGAPLCYVAVDNDRQLVYGANYHKGEVNVYQILEDGSLKASDAVYHDEPTGPHENQDHAHAHYANLAPDNRLVVCDLGTDRIYTYDVSEDGKLTEVAVFEAPAGTGPRHLTFHPNEKYAYLFGELDSTVTILSYDKATGQFSQEGKISTLPEDYHDFNGGAAIRITSDGKFLYVSNRGHNSITVFTVNNDGNCLSFLQNIESQGDFPRDFNLDPTEKFIVCGHQKSDNLSLFERNELTGELKLISSDFYAPECVCVLFD